In Selenomonas dianae, a genomic segment contains:
- a CDS encoding TraG/VirB4 family ATPase gives MYQLNLFRRKVDRLSDIMPFGRIMSISVADQRVAVCINKDGSLLATWRYRGPDLDSSVEEELSVIANRMQASIAAMKTGFTLYFEAQRVPSTAYETTNAFPDIVTRGMDAERCRLFSSGMYFESHFYATLLFLPPKDRQEQLKEFIVEGRERKVTKADDVLEAFGEQLHKLYLMCRNLRIDTEFLDEDGLFTYLHSMVSDRPRPLKYPQTPFLLDKYLYDTPLYGGLEPQLGRKHMRIIAPISYGKESIFGLFDEFHRLDFAYRWVTRVYCMSKNDVISQLDSERRQWKGKTQSISSTIADVTVRDSVQNAENIDDVAVDRIAEIRDAMNAVEGDHISFVYYSTAIIVMDEDREVVEEKAKLIRQIFIERGMQRVKIEDFNAIDAWLGCIPGLVGANIRRPLISTGNLIHMMPLALAWAGDERNKHLNGPPLLYTQTDGSTPYRLNLHIKGVGHSLMIGPTGAGKSVHLNCIEAAFRKYPNARVIIFDKGASSKILTMGVGGKFYDVGKSRSLSFQPLSRIDDEDERQWALDWLCDYLREEGVEVTPDQKSIIRDSLATVAGMQESDRTMTTFISFLQNRELKTAFYPMSLADNQGNKGEYGEIFDSNEDHLSITSWQSFEMETLMNARRIVGTTLMYIFHRIEQVVKSAEKKNQEPTLIVLDECWVFFQNPMFAEKIKEWLKTLRKYNTSVLFATQSLDDIAKSPILDTVLSSCQSRIFLPDKLAITESRMELYRQFGLNKQQIHLLAHAQPQREYYYDSPQGSRLYNLALDLCPFTLSYAAVGDVALAKCQRIIENYGAENFNEYWIKENELVVPEYPKEEAAAL, from the coding sequence ATGTACCAACTTAATCTGTTCCGGCGCAAGGTAGATCGTCTCTCGGATATTATGCCGTTCGGGCGCATAATGAGCATCAGCGTTGCGGATCAGCGCGTTGCCGTCTGCATCAACAAGGACGGTTCGCTCCTTGCAACATGGCGTTATCGCGGTCCCGATTTGGATTCCTCTGTGGAGGAGGAACTTTCCGTTATCGCAAATCGGATGCAGGCATCGATCGCTGCAATGAAGACGGGGTTTACGCTCTACTTCGAGGCGCAGCGTGTCCCCTCTACCGCATACGAGACGACAAATGCTTTTCCGGACATCGTAACGCGGGGGATGGATGCAGAACGCTGCCGCCTTTTTTCGAGCGGTATGTATTTCGAGTCTCATTTCTATGCAACACTTCTGTTTTTGCCGCCGAAGGATCGGCAGGAGCAGCTCAAGGAGTTTATTGTTGAGGGGCGCGAGCGCAAAGTCACCAAAGCGGATGATGTGTTAGAAGCGTTTGGCGAGCAGCTCCACAAGCTCTACCTGATGTGTCGTAATCTACGCATTGATACGGAATTTCTTGATGAAGATGGGCTTTTTACCTATCTTCATTCGATGGTCTCCGATCGACCGCGCCCGCTCAAATATCCGCAGACACCGTTTCTGCTGGATAAGTACCTCTATGACACGCCGCTGTACGGAGGGCTTGAGCCGCAGCTCGGACGAAAGCACATGCGTATCATTGCGCCGATCTCCTACGGCAAGGAGTCCATTTTTGGACTCTTTGACGAGTTTCATCGGCTCGACTTTGCGTACCGCTGGGTGACGCGTGTTTATTGCATGAGCAAGAATGATGTGATCAGCCAGCTGGATAGTGAACGTCGGCAATGGAAGGGGAAAACGCAGTCGATTTCCTCTACGATTGCCGATGTCACCGTGCGCGACAGCGTACAGAACGCCGAAAACATCGATGATGTCGCCGTTGATCGCATCGCCGAGATTCGGGATGCGATGAACGCCGTTGAGGGCGATCACATTTCTTTCGTCTACTACTCGACGGCGATTATCGTCATGGACGAGGATCGGGAGGTAGTAGAGGAAAAAGCAAAACTCATTCGGCAGATCTTTATCGAGCGTGGTATGCAGCGTGTCAAAATCGAGGACTTTAACGCTATCGATGCGTGGCTCGGCTGCATTCCGGGTCTCGTTGGGGCAAATATCCGCAGACCGCTGATCTCGACCGGCAATCTCATCCACATGATGCCGCTTGCCCTTGCATGGGCAGGAGACGAGCGAAACAAGCACCTGAATGGACCGCCGCTGCTCTATACGCAGACGGATGGAAGCACACCGTATCGGCTCAATCTGCACATCAAAGGCGTTGGTCACTCACTCATGATTGGACCGACAGGAGCCGGTAAATCCGTCCATCTCAACTGTATTGAGGCGGCATTCCGCAAATATCCGAATGCACGCGTCATTATCTTTGATAAAGGCGCATCAAGTAAAATCCTCACGATGGGTGTGGGCGGCAAGTTCTACGATGTCGGCAAATCCCGTTCACTTTCCTTTCAGCCGCTTTCCCGCATCGATGATGAGGATGAGCGTCAATGGGCACTGGATTGGCTCTGCGACTACCTGCGCGAGGAGGGCGTTGAAGTTACGCCCGACCAAAAGAGCATCATTCGTGATTCACTTGCCACGGTAGCAGGAATGCAGGAGAGCGACCGCACCATGACGACGTTCATCAGTTTTCTGCAAAACAGGGAACTCAAAACAGCGTTCTATCCGATGTCCCTTGCCGACAATCAGGGAAACAAGGGCGAATACGGCGAGATATTCGACAGCAACGAGGATCATCTTTCGATCACCAGCTGGCAGAGCTTTGAGATGGAAACCCTGATGAATGCCCGCCGCATTGTCGGCACGACGCTCATGTATATCTTTCACCGGATAGAACAGGTCGTGAAGAGTGCGGAGAAGAAGAATCAGGAGCCGACACTCATTGTTCTTGATGAGTGTTGGGTCTTCTTTCAAAATCCCATGTTTGCGGAGAAAATCAAGGAATGGCTCAAGACGCTGCGCAAGTACAACACGTCCGTACTCTTTGCTACGCAGTCGCTGGATGATATTGCGAAGTCTCCCATCCTTGACACCGTACTCTCCTCCTGTCAGTCTCGTATCTTTTTGCCGGATAAGCTCGCGATCACGGAGAGCCGGATGGAGCTTTACCGGCAATTCGGTCTCAACAAGCAGCAGATTCATCTGCTTGCCCATGCACAGCCGCAGCGGGAATACTACTATGACAGCCCGCAGGGGTCGCGTCTTTACAACCTCGCGCTTGATCTCTGTCCGTTCACACTCTCATACGCAGCCGTAGGGGACGTTGCGCTTGCGAAATGCCAGCGCATCATCGAAAACTACGGCGCAGAGAACTTCAACGAATACTGGATCAAGGAAAATGAGCTTGTTGTTCCGGAATATCCGAAAGAGGAGGCGGCAGCATTATGA
- a CDS encoding VirB3 family type IV secretion system protein: MDENKNVQEASWIHLPIYRSLTEYILFMDVPRSCIVWNVGAALLILLTFGLSYWYILSVNVLVHFAVRYFSMEDAQFFECFSRYWSKRDYYST, encoded by the coding sequence ATGGATGAGAATAAAAACGTGCAGGAAGCCTCGTGGATTCATCTTCCGATCTACCGGTCGCTGACGGAGTACATCCTATTTATGGATGTGCCCCGCAGCTGCATTGTCTGGAATGTAGGCGCAGCTCTTCTTATTCTGCTGACCTTTGGGCTGTCCTATTGGTACATTCTGAGCGTGAATGTCCTTGTGCATTTCGCTGTGCGTTATTTCTCAATGGAAGATGCTCAATTCTTCGAGTGCTTCAGTCGCTACTGGTCAAAGCGCGACTACTACTCAACGTAA
- the trbB gene encoding P-type conjugative transfer ATPase TrbB: MSESNREVEQEVRERRLKVLETCLGASIMHYMHDDNVTEVMVNPDGRLWLDTFDKGFQSTDIIMNPENTKRIIYMIADMSGQVIDLKTDPSLQANIPESRLFANCRFQAELPPIVTAPSFNIRKHSKIVITLEDYVRQGAMTEHQREAILAAIHGKKNIIAAGGTGSGKTTLLNAILAEISALDERVVTIEDTKELKCTAENYVALSTTDTVDMDNLLRKTLRLSPNRIVVGEVRGKEALTLVDAWSTGHRGGCSTVHSDSAHDTLFRLEDLVSRVSISSQQAGIARAIDVIVYIERRAASRVIAEVLSIDGWDRNAHDYITHRLDQGKE, encoded by the coding sequence ATGAGTGAATCCAATCGTGAAGTAGAGCAAGAGGTACGGGAACGGAGACTGAAGGTGTTGGAAACGTGCCTCGGTGCGTCCATCATGCACTATATGCACGACGACAATGTAACTGAGGTTATGGTCAATCCGGATGGCAGACTTTGGCTTGATACTTTTGATAAAGGCTTTCAGAGTACGGATATTATCATGAATCCGGAAAATACGAAACGCATCATTTACATGATTGCTGACATGTCCGGGCAGGTGATCGATCTCAAAACGGATCCATCCTTACAGGCGAATATCCCGGAATCCCGCCTGTTCGCAAACTGCCGCTTTCAGGCAGAACTGCCGCCGATCGTCACAGCACCGAGCTTCAACATCCGCAAGCACTCCAAGATCGTTATTACACTCGAAGATTATGTGCGGCAAGGGGCAATGACAGAGCATCAACGGGAAGCGATCCTTGCTGCCATTCATGGGAAGAAAAACATCATCGCGGCGGGAGGCACCGGCTCCGGAAAGACCACGCTGCTCAATGCCATCCTTGCTGAAATATCCGCACTGGATGAGCGCGTCGTTACGATTGAGGACACGAAAGAACTCAAGTGCACGGCGGAGAACTATGTCGCACTCTCGACCACAGACACTGTGGACATGGATAATCTGCTGCGGAAAACGCTGCGCCTCTCACCGAATCGGATTGTTGTCGGTGAGGTGCGCGGCAAGGAAGCATTGACGCTCGTTGATGCGTGGTCAACCGGGCATCGCGGGGGCTGCTCCACCGTACATAGTGACAGCGCCCATGATACGCTGTTCCGTCTTGAGGATCTTGTCAGTCGCGTTTCCATCTCCTCACAGCAAGCGGGCATCGCCCGCGCCATCGATGTGATTGTCTACATCGAGCGCAGGGCGGCATCGCGTGTCATTGCGGAGGTACTATCCATTGATGGATGGGACAGAAATGCCCATGATTACATAACGCATCGGCTGGATCAGGGGAAAGAATGA
- a CDS encoding type IV secretory system conjugative DNA transfer family protein, whose amino-acid sequence MWELDEKDRTKFFLICIAVLAVSYVVGNWATTQIIADALDYHELLPGRIYGSLFQPFAIDQWRSDPALYDAIKITIRKYFYVAWIVYGVGIFICYQVYRSMIRMSSHGTADFAKAADIKKAGLAAKETGFVVGRNPFNDKIMLHNGPEHVLLVAPTRSGKGVCNMVPTGICWKHSIFLFDPKGELWTFTAAWRKKHMGQKVMKFEPLCKDGSSAKWNPFAEIDFQSFEELTDVSTISEMMVKTGEGGSKDPFWENSAVALINGIILHLLYKHHQEKRLLPCPSDVMTFLSSPSMSTEKLFATMKMYPHISKAEFLEEETDQQKYTNPLKEIYGEYIEDFRPFAKACPEFAKAVEENEIRARRYEEALSAGQTDAAPPLSNLDLLRDTIRSLETNPDEAQRRTLNFSTPDISPAADKKEINKIIQMHIEKEGPWYLLLVHPKVAEAAANMYNGADQTAASIMQTAQTAMAVYQDPLIRKNTAVSDFTLRDLLDPSQEVSLYLVLQPNDIDKLRPILRLFVNTMLAKLVRDMEFERKQDAQGNPAKEKKPKKQRLLLMLDEFPQLGKLESIEKSLAICAGYGVKICIVAQSMGQLNKIYTKDNAIPGNCHVQIYFTPTLEDGGGTAKTLSDTLGEKTIHSYSKSNNGKPFEGSTSTSNMARKLMTPDEVRRMPADRELVFVAGFRPIYGKKIRYYEEQYFMDRIMDPPLFSDTATQIQSFSQLFAVHAAERQKIEERQQTVAKARFGAERLPEGASVSDEVEATKGSDDNGKLQTGEVFLTQGQNEAESREAAGNTLSESGGVTETAQPERSKTLTDAERRAAYLEACHAAILTWAKENDEQDERKGA is encoded by the coding sequence GTGTGGGAACTGGATGAAAAAGATCGCACAAAATTCTTCCTGATCTGCATTGCCGTTCTTGCCGTTTCTTACGTTGTCGGGAACTGGGCAACGACACAGATCATTGCTGATGCGCTGGATTATCATGAACTTTTGCCCGGACGAATCTACGGCAGCCTTTTTCAGCCGTTTGCAATCGACCAGTGGCGATCGGATCCAGCACTCTATGATGCCATCAAGATAACCATACGCAAATATTTCTATGTGGCGTGGATCGTTTACGGTGTGGGGATCTTTATCTGCTATCAGGTTTACCGCAGCATGATTCGTATGAGTTCACACGGAACGGCAGACTTCGCCAAAGCCGCCGACATCAAGAAAGCAGGGCTTGCTGCCAAAGAAACCGGCTTTGTTGTTGGAAGGAACCCATTCAATGACAAGATCATGCTCCATAATGGACCCGAGCACGTTCTACTTGTTGCTCCGACACGCAGCGGCAAGGGCGTCTGCAACATGGTACCGACGGGCATTTGCTGGAAGCACAGCATATTTCTCTTTGATCCGAAGGGCGAACTCTGGACATTCACGGCGGCATGGCGCAAGAAGCACATGGGGCAGAAAGTGATGAAATTTGAGCCGCTTTGCAAAGACGGCTCGTCGGCAAAATGGAATCCCTTTGCGGAAATCGACTTCCAGTCCTTTGAAGAGCTGACCGACGTATCTACCATCTCAGAGATGATGGTGAAAACGGGAGAGGGAGGCAGCAAAGATCCCTTCTGGGAGAACTCTGCCGTTGCGCTGATTAACGGTATTATCCTCCACCTGCTCTATAAGCATCATCAGGAAAAGAGACTTTTGCCTTGTCCGTCCGACGTTATGACGTTTCTGTCATCGCCGTCCATGAGTACGGAAAAGCTCTTTGCCACGATGAAAATGTACCCGCATATATCAAAAGCAGAGTTTTTGGAGGAGGAAACGGATCAGCAGAAATATACGAATCCCCTCAAAGAAATCTACGGCGAGTACATTGAGGATTTTCGCCCCTTTGCAAAGGCGTGTCCTGAATTTGCAAAGGCGGTTGAGGAGAACGAAATACGGGCACGCCGCTATGAGGAGGCACTGTCTGCCGGACAAACAGATGCTGCGCCTCCGCTCAGTAACCTTGACCTGCTTCGGGACACCATTCGCAGCCTTGAAACGAATCCAGATGAGGCGCAGCGGCGCACGTTGAATTTTTCCACGCCAGATATTTCTCCTGCGGCAGATAAGAAAGAGATCAACAAGATCATCCAGATGCACATTGAAAAAGAAGGTCCGTGGTATCTTCTTCTCGTGCATCCGAAAGTGGCTGAAGCTGCCGCCAATATGTATAACGGTGCAGATCAGACCGCCGCATCCATCATGCAGACGGCGCAGACGGCAATGGCTGTCTATCAAGACCCTCTGATCCGCAAGAATACGGCTGTGTCTGACTTCACGCTACGCGACTTGCTCGACCCGTCACAGGAGGTTTCTCTCTATCTCGTCCTTCAGCCGAACGACATTGACAAGCTGCGCCCGATCCTGCGCCTGTTTGTCAATACCATGCTCGCGAAACTCGTGCGGGATATGGAGTTTGAGCGCAAGCAGGATGCACAGGGGAATCCGGCAAAGGAGAAAAAACCAAAGAAGCAGAGGCTTCTTCTCATGCTCGACGAGTTCCCGCAGCTAGGCAAACTCGAGAGCATCGAGAAGTCTCTTGCTATCTGCGCAGGTTACGGTGTCAAAATCTGTATTGTCGCTCAGAGTATGGGGCAGCTCAACAAAATCTATACGAAAGACAATGCCATTCCCGGCAACTGTCACGTTCAGATTTACTTTACACCGACACTTGAGGATGGAGGCGGTACGGCAAAGACACTTTCCGACACGCTCGGTGAAAAGACCATTCATTCCTATTCAAAATCGAATAACGGAAAACCGTTTGAAGGGTCTACGTCAACCTCGAATATGGCGCGTAAACTCATGACACCGGATGAGGTGCGACGTATGCCCGCTGACCGTGAACTCGTCTTTGTTGCGGGATTCCGTCCCATTTATGGGAAGAAAATCCGCTACTACGAGGAACAGTATTTCATGGATCGCATCATGGATCCTCCGCTTTTTTCCGATACAGCGACACAGATACAGAGCTTTTCGCAGCTCTTTGCGGTACACGCAGCGGAACGTCAAAAGATCGAGGAGCGGCAACAGACCGTTGCCAAGGCACGGTTCGGTGCGGAGCGATTGCCCGAAGGAGCATCCGTTTCCGATGAAGTCGAAGCCACGAAAGGAAGTGATGATAATGGCAAACTTCAAACAGGTGAAGTTTTCCTCACTCAAGGACAAAATGAAGCGGAGTCTCGTGAAGCTGCCGGGAACACTCTCTCAGAAAGTGGAGGAGTTACTGAAACAGCGCAGCCCGAACGTTCGAAAACGCTGACGGATGCAGAGCGCCGTGCTGCATATTTAGAGGCTTGTCATGCGGCAATCCTTACATGGGCAAAGGAGAATGACGAACAGGATGAACGAAAAGGAGCATAA
- a CDS encoding TrbI/VirB10 family protein has translation MANMGSITKFIQAFKTHFNRNRSRTTDEDEAQESPKELEGDASDQNPGDVRMNSGVHKRVYGVRRKIVGFTVIGLLLAFTMSYVFFQDDPGSKAPRRPNGSSVQETKTPSHAGETAAKDELSYRDLRALDQRNQGARVAAAQPMDSDDDPHVATRVNRGDPDASPQTYSVAASPGGGVYSAPVSTPVPAPVASAANAALAAEKRAADELEKRFASAIDFALGRSGNSNAGGEAAVAGAAAQPSGEASVIPVSNTLQTANLSLTSGSPYVVQAGTLIPAMLFTGIDTAVPGQVTAQVSADVYDSLTRSNLLIPAGSRLLGTYKSDGSATNGRVNVVFSTLILPNGNAFDIGTSMVAVDGGGYSGIVGKVHRHTSRVIGAGMISSAIAALGSLASGNTSARDTYTGGQIAMQGALANLISTTSNMMSQGANVQPNITVEPGHTFQVYVVQPVAFGTP, from the coding sequence ATGGCGAATATGGGCAGTATCACCAAATTCATTCAAGCCTTTAAGACCCATTTCAACCGTAACCGCAGCCGCACAACGGACGAGGACGAGGCACAGGAATCTCCAAAAGAACTTGAGGGAGATGCAAGCGACCAGAATCCCGGCGATGTCCGCATGAACAGCGGCGTGCACAAGAGAGTTTATGGGGTTCGACGCAAAATTGTCGGATTTACCGTCATTGGGCTTTTGCTTGCGTTCACAATGAGCTATGTCTTCTTTCAAGACGATCCCGGGAGCAAAGCCCCGCGCCGTCCAAACGGATCATCGGTACAGGAGACAAAGACACCATCACATGCGGGAGAAACTGCCGCAAAGGATGAACTCAGCTACCGTGATTTGCGTGCACTTGACCAGCGGAATCAGGGGGCACGCGTCGCGGCTGCGCAGCCGATGGATTCTGATGATGACCCGCATGTTGCAACTCGTGTAAATCGGGGCGATCCGGATGCCTCACCGCAGACGTATAGTGTTGCTGCGTCACCGGGGGGAGGCGTATATAGTGCTCCGGTGTCTACACCAGTTCCTGCTCCTGTTGCTTCGGCGGCAAATGCCGCGCTTGCTGCGGAAAAACGTGCCGCAGATGAACTTGAAAAACGATTTGCGTCTGCCATCGACTTTGCATTGGGAAGGAGCGGTAACAGTAATGCAGGAGGAGAGGCTGCCGTAGCAGGAGCCGCGGCGCAGCCGTCTGGAGAAGCATCAGTAATTCCAGTGTCGAACACCTTGCAGACCGCGAATCTGTCCCTTACCTCCGGAAGTCCCTATGTCGTTCAGGCAGGGACACTGATTCCTGCGATGCTCTTTACGGGGATTGATACCGCTGTTCCCGGGCAAGTAACGGCGCAGGTCAGTGCGGATGTTTATGACAGCCTTACGCGATCAAATCTATTGATCCCAGCCGGGTCACGGCTGCTTGGTACCTATAAGTCAGACGGTAGCGCGACGAATGGACGTGTCAATGTTGTATTTTCGACACTCATCCTACCGAACGGAAATGCCTTTGATATAGGCACGAGCATGGTGGCTGTCGATGGAGGTGGATATAGCGGGATTGTCGGCAAAGTGCATCGGCATACCTCCCGTGTGATTGGCGCGGGCATGATCTCAAGTGCGATCGCAGCACTTGGCTCACTTGCCAGCGGCAATACATCAGCACGCGACACCTATACAGGCGGTCAGATTGCTATGCAGGGGGCACTTGCCAATCTCATATCGACGACCTCGAATATGATGTCGCAGGGAGCAAATGTCCAGCCGAATATCACAGTGGAGCCGGGGCATACATTTCAGGTATATGTTGTGCAACCTGTTGCATTCGGCACGCCATAA
- a CDS encoding TrbG/VirB9 family P-type conjugative transfer protein, whose amino-acid sequence MKKHLAAAVLGGLLSSGMFFSVPVYASDGASADAASEQVQSAAPPMEETLARFVANRAQSSDAESEKLPAAKTEGRTAHAKGLTKSEVQELNDLRDSIYAVSMSQTQIMNILDRLRERLDGYEREQEMVRLAVPAPTDRALVNPAPAAYVNDTQDAVNAQGNSTMTFAYSPTQLYKIYCRRGYLTDLEFRKGETIQFVGGGDTAAWAVSSATVDGVPHLYLKPIVEVSTTNLIVVTDKRSYQLIVHSSDWYNPMVTWTYAAEDRQNMLRTHQKEEALRTTSVNVSSVENLDFSYKVKGKNSEYRPEMVFSDGMRVYLKFKKIPQRQVPIFIQEKGNRMMTLINYQQKDDYYIIDAPFDKAQLRVSEHESITIEHKAR is encoded by the coding sequence ATGAAAAAACATCTTGCCGCAGCAGTCCTCGGTGGGCTGCTCTCCTCTGGAATGTTTTTCAGTGTTCCTGTGTATGCGTCTGATGGCGCGTCTGCGGACGCAGCATCGGAACAGGTGCAGAGTGCTGCGCCCCCTATGGAGGAAACCCTTGCGCGGTTTGTCGCAAATCGTGCCCAGAGCAGTGACGCCGAGAGTGAAAAACTGCCCGCTGCCAAAACAGAAGGTCGTACCGCTCATGCAAAGGGACTGACCAAATCAGAAGTACAGGAACTGAATGACCTCCGCGACAGCATCTACGCAGTGAGTATGTCGCAGACGCAGATCATGAATATCCTTGATCGCCTCAGAGAGCGGCTGGATGGGTATGAGCGGGAGCAGGAAATGGTGCGCCTTGCCGTCCCTGCCCCAACGGATCGGGCACTTGTCAATCCTGCCCCTGCTGCGTATGTCAATGACACGCAAGATGCGGTCAACGCACAGGGCAATTCCACAATGACCTTTGCGTATTCTCCTACGCAGCTCTACAAAATCTACTGCCGTCGTGGTTATTTGACCGATCTGGAGTTCCGCAAGGGGGAGACCATTCAATTTGTCGGCGGTGGAGATACAGCAGCATGGGCGGTATCTTCGGCGACGGTAGACGGTGTTCCTCACCTATACCTTAAACCGATTGTAGAAGTTTCAACGACCAATCTTATTGTTGTAACGGATAAGCGCAGCTATCAGCTCATCGTACACAGCTCCGATTGGTACAATCCGATGGTGACATGGACGTATGCAGCGGAAGATCGTCAGAATATGCTGCGTACACACCAGAAAGAAGAAGCCCTGCGGACGACTTCTGTCAATGTTTCCAGTGTCGAAAACCTTGACTTTAGTTATAAGGTCAAGGGGAAGAACTCAGAGTACCGTCCCGAAATGGTGTTTTCCGATGGGATGCGCGTTTACTTGAAGTTCAAGAAGATTCCGCAGCGGCAGGTTCCTATCTTCATCCAAGAAAAGGGGAATCGGATGATGACGCTCATCAACTACCAGCAGAAAGATGATTACTATATCATCGATGCCCCGTTTGATAAGGCGCAGCTGCGGGTAAGTGAGCATGAGAGCATCACGATCGAGCATAAAGCGAGGTGA
- a CDS encoding VirB8/TrbF family protein, with the protein MGLKSFHQPEKFSDTGKPLSPAEQAREVIDRRIGGVAMQNYNWRRIALGLLVACIVLSIGLTVQSLKSQIIPYVVTVDKSTGEVEKAGAFIAQDYTPQEVEVRYFIGQFIQNARNIQLDPVQQEKMQGKAFAYLTQAAAQKYAAIQRNEGFKGKYAMYTVQTKITGIKKIPDTDSYHATWTEEEFNIASGKQEVKKYECVFAVTTIPPKDDQTLLVNPLGLYISDLNFSAEIGTKQKNNNTPQPKQQEPAK; encoded by the coding sequence ATGGGATTAAAATCTTTCCATCAGCCGGAGAAGTTCTCTGATACGGGCAAACCGTTAAGCCCTGCCGAACAGGCACGCGAGGTGATCGATCGGCGCATCGGTGGCGTTGCCATGCAGAATTATAATTGGCGGCGTATTGCACTCGGTCTGCTTGTTGCGTGCATTGTACTCTCCATTGGATTAACTGTGCAGTCACTCAAATCGCAGATCATCCCTTACGTCGTCACCGTGGATAAATCTACGGGCGAGGTAGAAAAAGCAGGTGCTTTTATCGCACAGGATTACACGCCGCAGGAAGTCGAAGTTCGATATTTCATTGGGCAGTTCATCCAGAACGCCCGAAATATCCAGCTCGATCCTGTTCAACAGGAAAAAATGCAGGGAAAAGCATTTGCGTACCTCACACAGGCAGCCGCACAGAAATATGCGGCGATCCAGCGGAATGAAGGTTTCAAGGGTAAGTACGCAATGTATACCGTCCAGACGAAGATCACGGGCATCAAGAAGATTCCGGATACGGATTCCTACCATGCTACATGGACAGAGGAGGAATTTAACATTGCCAGCGGCAAACAGGAGGTAAAAAAATACGAATGTGTCTTTGCCGTGACAACGATCCCGCCGAAGGACGATCAGACCTTGCTTGTGAATCCGCTGGGGCTTTACATCTCTGACCTCAACTTCTCGGCAGAGATTGGTACGAAGCAAAAGAACAACAATACACCCCAGCCCAAACAGCAGGAACCGGCGAAGTAA
- a CDS encoding S26 family signal peptidase: MKGGNMLKRIDSFTVRRKIWVSVVFIFAILALLADICGWQMPQQDILFYNATASLPRGIYLRIPTTKIERGDIVVYDPPEEVIDLSFQRGYVQHTDTRFLKRVGAIAGDVYSIGDQGSFCINGVYIGDVRKLDSSDRPLPQLTQGDYVVPDGAFLPIADTTRSFDGRYTGTVSLARIRAVVIPVLTRW, translated from the coding sequence TTGAAGGGCGGCAATATGTTGAAACGCATCGATTCTTTCACCGTAAGGCGAAAAATTTGGGTCTCCGTCGTTTTTATATTTGCTATCCTTGCACTTCTTGCGGACATCTGTGGTTGGCAGATGCCGCAGCAGGACATCTTATTCTACAACGCAACTGCAAGTCTGCCACGCGGTATCTATCTGCGTATTCCGACGACAAAGATTGAGCGTGGGGACATTGTTGTCTACGATCCACCGGAGGAAGTCATAGACTTATCGTTCCAACGGGGATATGTGCAGCACACAGACACCCGATTTTTGAAACGTGTGGGAGCGATTGCCGGAGACGTGTATAGCATCGGGGATCAAGGTTCTTTTTGTATCAACGGTGTATATATCGGTGATGTGCGTAAGCTGGATAGTAGTGATCGTCCATTGCCGCAGCTTACGCAGGGAGATTACGTTGTGCCCGATGGTGCATTCTTGCCCATCGCCGATACGACGCGCAGCTTCGACGGACGCTATACAGGAACAGTGTCCCTTGCGCGAATCAGAGCCGTTGTCATACCTGTTTTGACACGATGGTGA
- a CDS encoding M23 family metallopeptidase, whose product MNRKLFSVGAVLFLLLLFPFCVHAADLPVTSAFGWRVHPISGEWKFHTGVDLGYAEGTPIPALFDGIVIQSGNYADGFGNQVLLYHPAYDTYTRYAHMSDVYVSVNQYITQGTVIGLVGATGYVTGAHLHLEYIVRGADGDYVYADPLVLWQ is encoded by the coding sequence ATGAACAGAAAACTTTTCTCTGTGGGAGCAGTGCTATTCCTACTCCTGCTTTTCCCGTTCTGCGTTCATGCAGCCGATCTTCCTGTGACCTCGGCGTTCGGATGGCGCGTGCATCCTATTTCAGGGGAGTGGAAATTTCACACGGGCGTTGATCTCGGCTATGCGGAGGGAACGCCAATTCCTGCGCTTTTTGATGGCATCGTGATCCAGTCCGGCAACTATGCGGACGGCTTCGGCAATCAGGTGCTTTTATACCATCCGGCATACGACACATATACACGGTATGCGCACATGTCAGATGTATATGTGTCCGTCAATCAGTACATAACGCAGGGCACTGTGATCGGGCTTGTAGGGGCAACAGGATATGTAACCGGTGCACATCTGCATCTGGAGTATATCGTTCGTGGTGCGGACGGAGATTATGTCTATGCGGATCCGCTTGTTTTGTGGCAATAG